The following nucleotide sequence is from Corylus avellana chromosome ca7, CavTom2PMs-1.0.
TATAACCTTAAGGCATTAGagtattatatgtataaattgGTTATGTTGTAAAAATGCATAACTAGACTTTGGATTCACTTAGTATtgcaattaaatatatatgtacaataAAAGTGACATAAACGCATTATTGAAATTGGATTAACTTAATATGCGTTTAAATTATATAAGTATCAAATATACTTTCATCATgaattaaaaaagtaataaattgcTAATGTAAAGATGGAATTCATTAAATGTGTATTTAGTAATCAAGTTAATACATGGTGTAAGAATATGGTAACTTTGGGTGTCTTAGTGTAaagcaattaattagaataaggcCTTAGTTGTGTTGGCTTATTTGGAGGGTCTTTAGTGCTTAGTTAATGTCTAGGGGAGTAAGCGATGTAGTGAGAGATGCTTGTGGGATGCAAGTATCTTGGTGAAGTTTGTGTTGTTAGAGCCTATAATAGAGTTTAACTATGTGTTtatcatgtaaatatataaGTACTCGCAAGTGGGTCAAGGTTGCTAAGAGAACCCAAGCAAatcaaggtaagtattttacttactgggcaaaaaaagatacaatttttaaagataaaagatGTTTTGTTGAACGATTAATGTATGATGTTTTGAGATACTATGACTAGTGATGATGCTTcatgagatgtgttggatgaatgtttgatgaaatgtttcTATGAACTTTATGGGTTTGTAAGATAATGAGATGATTATGCTGTTATAAGCATTGGTTGGTTTAAATGGTTTATGACATGAttatatgattttatgatatgagttatgataaCACATGAGTTCAAGGATTCATTGACATAAGCATGAACATGGCATGAGCAATGAAACGGAAACGGGGTTTAACTCCGGTgttgattgagtatggtctcactaccgtagaGTTGACCCATGCATAATGGAAGCGGGGTTCAACTCCGAGGGTGATTGAGTATAGTCTCACTACTGTGGAGTTGGCCCAATGCTTAATGAAAAACGGGGTGACAACTCCAgtgtgattgagtatggtctcactgcCGTGGAGTTGGCCCAATGCATAATGGAAAACGGGGTGACAACTTcggtggtgattgagtgtgGTCTCACTACCGTTGAGCTGGCCACATGTATGAttccggtggtgattgagtatggtctcactacggTTGAACGAGCCTCATGAATAACTcgggtggtgattgagtattgtCTCACTACCGAGAGCTGCCCTCACAATAGAACTGGCACAATATGATGAGCATGAGCATGCGCACGCATAGCATATGattgtatgatgatgatgattaattttgtgtgatttttaTACTAGGCGTATCAGTATGCCTATGTGCAAGAGGCGCAACTGCGCATAATGTATACCGATATGAATGGTTGATTTTTATGCTAGACGTATCAGTATGCATATGTGACTGGTATGGGACGGACGCATATGTGTACTTTTATGGCTAGATGATGCATGATGACATATGTATACTGTTATCGCTAGAAGATGCAAGATGACATATGTATACCATTATTGCTAGATGTTGCATGATGACTTTCAATATGATTCATTGTTAAGCTATATAATTTGTaagtatgttttcaaattataaCTCTTTTGGAAAGCCCAGTGAGTTCTATACTGCTGAGCGTCTCTATTTTATGGAGATGGCGGGCTCATAATTTCGCCTGTATCAcgggtggtggtgattcccgTGGTGCAGATGATGTTGTGGATGCAGGAACAGAGATAGTAGATAAGGATCTTGTAGCCTTGTATTTGGGCGATGTCGGAGGTTTAGATGCGTTGGAGGTCTACTTTGTTGGACTAGTTGTTAGTCCTTTTTGTTAGAGCATTCATTGATATGCTTAGATGTTTGCATCCGATATATGGCTCGTGTCGCATGTGATACTTTTGCATAGCCATTATTTTGTATGTAAAACTTTATTCACATAGATGTATTAGTCAGCTCAAATGTGTTATGTAGATctaatgttatttatattctGCTGCAAAGATATGAACTCTGATAAATCATTTATGATGCATATAGCTCTGTGTGGCATATTATACTATCAATCATGTTAATGCATGAGTTCATGGCATACTGCGGTATTGacatgccactgtgacaatccgctTTATTGTGGGtaatgttttttaaaagaaaaatttttaatcatgcttTTATCAAGCTGGTCGTCACAGATTTATAACTCTTTTTGTATTTTGCTGCTTGTTTATTTTGTGGGTTGCTGTCTTCCAGCTCTTAAGAGTTTTGATCTTTTAGCAGAGACTTTTTGTAATCGAATTTGTGTTAGTTCATCTCTTTCATACACTCCCTACagggtaggggtgtcaacccggtccagtttcccggtttttggccaaaactggaGACCAGAACTAGGGTACCtcggttcttggttttggacAACCGGAACCGGGAACTAGGTCTCGGTTATCGGCCGGTTCCAGTTTGTACCCGGTCCagtaaccgattttttaagaaaattgttttttgagcttattttaggtattgggcctaaaataagcctttttttttttcttttttttttttcataagttggctcatttaaaaaaaaatctattaatctttttattcaaattaaataggctttattgtgattgttggaaataattaaaaaaataaacctaaaaaaacccaaaaattctaaaaaaatcaatgtttttgcctatatgggccttataaataaaaattcaatttttacaaatgtcctaaaaatcattttaaattagacacataaagaaaacattaaaacaataaaaacaactatgtaaacaaaccaacatgcacaagaaatacccccttactacaacaatttaaaacccaaaaaaataaaaaataaaacaagtatttaaataatccaccaaccaaaagaaatacccCTTACAATAAAAGTAGTTCATAAAcatattataaatacaatattacgcaagtttcaaaaattatcaaatcaTTTATCATGTCACATAAGCTTTAGAAATCATCTAGCTTATATCCTGTGAATAAAACAACTTAAAATCATGGAAATCATCTAGCTTATATCCTgtgaataaaacaacaaataaagttaagaatgattaatattaaaatcatggcattttaatatcataaaatataaaatgtcaAACAGTGAAAACatagtaaataattaaaagtaatgAATTTATAATCATTTAGTTACCATGTTCATCATAACTTTTCATTCCCATAAACTTCGGCATCTCCTCAATGTTATTTGGGCAGCTCTTTAACCAATCTTATTTGCAAATCAAGGTCTCAACTGTAAATGGGGATAATGAACTCCTAAATGAATCTAATATACGTCCTCCATTGCTAAAGGCAAACTCAGATGCAACAGTAGAAATATGAATGGCTAATACATCACGGGCTACCTCTGCAAGAATAGGATATTTGGGTGCATTATTAACCTTCCGCCAAAGTAAGATATTAAAATCTTGGGTTGTTGCTTCACACCGATCAGACAAATATCGATCCACCTCCGATTTACACTTCAAGTCATTCTCTTCTTGGTGTTAGGAGAACACCTTCAAAAATTTCACATCTTGATCCTCCAAGTCTTCATCATCAACATTTCAAAAGTAGCAGTTGAACTTTTTATACCTACATCAGTGTTAGATAACCCATCCTCCCCATGAAACAAATTGAATTGATCCTACAAACGGTTCAAGAGGGAGTCCACACTATCCTTGATATATTTCGCCCAATCAACATCATTGTATCTTCTCAACCAAAATACCAACCCCTTCATCTTGAAATGTGGGTCAAGAACAAAAGCCACATACAACAATAAGTTAATCTTCTCCACTGTCTCTCAATACTTATCATACGTTGTTTTCatataaaaactcacaaaactaAGGATATGATTATCATTACAAATACCATCATTCAAAGTATTTTGAATAATACTAAGTTGAATGAAATATGAGTTAGAGGTGACATTTTTTAAACTAGAGAACTTCAATGTGGcatcataaaaaaatttcaaaaacctcaCAAATAGCTTAGCATTTTCCCACTCAATAGAACTAGGAGCAACAAAATGATCACTCTCATCCTCCTCAAGTAGGGCAAAAGCTTCATATTTCTCAGCGGAGCTCAACATTAAGTACACATAATTCCATCTTGTTTGAACATCTAGACATACCATCTTCGTATATGTAATCTTTTCTAGCTCTATACATGATTTAAACTTTGTCATCCTCGCTGGTAAGGACCTCACAAATTTCACTATATTCTTTATAATAGAAATAGAAGTACCGAATCCTTTCAACCCTTCAGttacaacaagatttaaaaTATGAGCGGCACACTGCACGTGAAGAAATTCACATTCCAAAATAGAATAAGGCTTGGCCTTCAAcctcattttcaaaaaattgatcATCACATCATTGTTTGTAGCATTATCAACTGTAATAGTGAACAAATTATCAATCCCCCACTCCATCATTGTACTCTCCAACAATCTTCCAAGATCATCACCTATATGACTAGAAATCATggcaaatttgattattttcttatgcattATCCAATCATAATCTATGAAGCTAGTGGTAACAACCATgtagtttaaattttgaagagatATTCATGTATCAGTAGTTATGCAAACCCTTTTACcgctcaaaacattttttaacttaagtTTTTCTTCCTCATATAGTTTCATGCAATCTTTTTGTAGAGTATTGCGACTTGGTACATTGAACCTTGGTTCAACTCCATTCATCATTTCTCTAAACCTATCACTTTCCACATGCCTAAAAGGCAACTCCTCTTTGATGAAATACCGCACAACCAAATTTCTTACATTAATCAGATCATACTTCACAAATCCTACTCTTTGATTGCCTTCTTTGTAGTCTTAACTGGCATTTACAACAAAGTTTGACCTTTGGGTATATTCGATTTTCTAAGTGGAAAGGTTGGACATCTACTGGTAAAGTGGCTCATCATGCCTGAAGTACCATTTTTCCAGTGACACCCTAACACCCTATTGCAataattacacattgccctagGGTTGTTCTTATCAACTGGTTCTATTTTTTGGAAGTGATCCCATACAATAGACTGATTCGCCGATGGTTTTTTGGATAGGTTCATTTGTGATTACAATGTATTTGTAGAGGAAGCTGTATTAGTTCCAGAGTTGTCACCTTGTAATTGCATACTAGAACTATTTGTTTCCTCCATCTATTAAGAGTGTTTAGATGTTATACACTAAAatgaacaatatatatatattcaaacaatCAAAGGCAATAAATAAGGAAATGAGCAACAATCCTCCaaagaagaacataaatttCCCAAAGGTATTATACTAGCAAATATAATGCATTAAAGTTTAACTATAGATAGCttaacaaattgaaagccaTGTTATTCTGGGTACCACAAGGGTGCAAGATTATTCTAAACAGGACAAAACAATTTGGTTTATGATCTCCACACACAGTCATGGGAATTTGAAATTGAGGACAACATATAGTTAAGCATTTTGATGGAAGACCATATAATGCAGTGAACCATTAAGCTCTTCTTTTCATACATCTGCTTCTACCTCATGTTTTAGGAAGAAAATGGTTGCCAAAATACCCAAAATCAATCAGTCCATTTGTGTGAATATAGAATATGAAGGGCTTTAGGGATGAAGAGCTGAAAGGATTACCacttaatttttctctttaagaTCATGTCCTTTGTAGAACTTGTCTTTGATTTGgatttcaattgaaaaaatgTTAGACCGATTATGTTGTGCCTAAGAAGTCAAGGCAATCTCAAAAGTATCCTTGATCACATACGGCATTCGATGGAGCTCAATTAATATAGTGAAAATACCAACAATATAGTTAATGCTTAAAATTGCAAAAACTGGGCATAAAATACAAATGAATTACATACATTTAGCTTTAAGCTAATCCAAGGTATGAAACTATGAATCATTAACGTGACCTTTTCCATAGGTTAACATAAATTAGATTATGAAACCCACATAAGAAAGGGTAAAAAGAATGAAGCTacagaaagagagaaacaaacagagccaaacacattttctcggcaaccaaacagaggcaAACACTAAAACAGTAAAAACCCAGCAAAacaatccaacaaattttaaatttttacaaagATGAAAGAACCATTTTGTAACCCTAGAAAGAGAGAATCCATACCTGGCTACTAGTGCTCATTGCTCGgttggagaaagagagagaaacggtCTGACGGAGGGGAGCGAGAGAGGGAGACGACCTGACGGAGCAGTGGAGCATGGAGGTCACTTGAGAAAGAGAgtcagagagagaaagaggctGGGTGTTGAAAGAGAGAGGTGGAATGGGCGACGGTGCAATGTGTGAGAAAATGAGGATGAAAAAAAGAGGCTGAGGGAGTATACTAAACGGCTaaacctaaaatatatatatataaacatgatataaaaaaaattaaaaaaaaaattaagaaatactGACGTGCtggttttagcacgtcagaaatatataatataaatatttaaatattaatttatttaaataaaatttttaaaaattaaattgtatttaaatttcctgacgtgtcaaatttaacacgtcagaaaatcctgacgtgttgaatgtgacacgtcaataaatgttgacgtgtcattttcaacacgttaaaaaaaaaaattgttgacgtgccacttttgactagtcaataattactgatgcggcaaaatttggttactatttgccacgtcagtaatcatcctattttttgtagtgtttgtaATCATATTCAAACAATAAGAACATGATGTAAGGCCAAGTTGAATGCAAGGTTAATTGACACAAAGTGATATATGACTCGTAGATCTACTAACCATAATCATGGATTAAGTCAAGAAAAAgctaagggaaaaatgcagtttacacccctgaagtttcaggagtttttcaattttaaccccaaagttcaaaaattggcaatctacccccctgaagtttcaaaaattggcaatttaaaccttccatttaatttttccgttaatttttttaaaaaaagcctaagggcaatgatgtaatttcatagatttccatctattttgacggaaaaattaaacggaaggtttaaattgcaaatttttgaaacttcaggggggtagattgccaat
It contains:
- the LOC132186109 gene encoding zinc finger BED domain-containing protein RICESLEEPER 2-like, which produces MSSSLSHCGPPSLSSLQHTLASYRKPEAPPLTSLATKRIDNATNNDVMINFLKMRLKAKPYSILECEFLHVQCAAHILNLVVTEGLKGFGTSISIIKNIVKFVRSLPARMTKFKSCIELEKITYTKMVCLDVQTRWNYVYLMLSSAEKYEAFALLEEDESDHFVAPSSIEWENAKLFVRFLKFFYDATLKFSSLKNVTSNSYFIQLSIIQNTLNDGICNDNHILSFVSFYMKTTYDKY